A single region of the Elizabethkingia sp. JS20170427COW genome encodes:
- a CDS encoding arsenate reductase family protein, which produces MKKVYYLKNCGTCKKIMAQYDLSDWELRELKTQPITEEELKEMHQLSHSYESLFSKRSTQIKARGIEVSKLDEEGFKNLILDHYSFLKRPVFITDNQIMIGSDKKNLEVLENFFKK; this is translated from the coding sequence ATGAAAAAGGTGTATTATTTGAAAAACTGTGGAACTTGTAAGAAAATTATGGCTCAATATGACCTAAGCGACTGGGAGCTTAGAGAACTGAAGACCCAGCCTATTACTGAGGAAGAATTAAAGGAAATGCATCAATTAAGCCACTCGTATGAAAGCTTATTTAGCAAAAGATCTACCCAGATAAAAGCAAGAGGTATAGAGGTGAGTAAACTAGATGAAGAAGGTTTTAAAAATCTTATTCTGGATCATTATAGCTTTTTAAAACGCCCCGTTTTTATTACAGATAACCAAATTATGATTGGTAGTGATAAAAAGAATTTAGAAGTTCTAGAAAATTTCTTTAAAAAATAA
- a CDS encoding right-handed parallel beta-helix repeat-containing protein: MRRIFFLFIAMMIALTACSIPQKQQISVEDFGIKPNQKQNYSTELKNLIQYLEKNKGKQAITIIFPKGRYDFYEENAFIKEYYISNHDQVNPKKVAFALENLENITIDGQGSDFIFHGRMIPFSIIKGKNIRLKDLSIDFEIPALRQLKITQIDKKNNEAIAEIYPKGNYEIEKGKLKILGEGYHIFPNNAMPFQANKRLAYKRSDVGFNPKSITEIAPNTFKIKDWEQIALSEVGERFVLRSWGRPTPGIFVSESKDTYFQNVTVHYAEGMGLLAQMSENLFLDHFSVALRGDNDPRFFTTQADATHFSACKGVIISKNGLYEGMADDAINIHGTYLRILKKIDSNTLQAQYMHPQAWGFKWGEKGDKVQFVESEKMELIGNGTLRIENIKAVDQPTEKGAKIFEITFNKEVPSEITEKGKFGIENLTWTPKVVFENNTIRNNRARGSLFSTPKSVICQNNLFDHTHGAAILLAGDCNGWFETGASKDVVIRNNTFINALTSQYQFTNAIISIYPEIPKLEQQKKFFHSGIVIENNRFETFDKPLLYAKSVDGLIFRNNTIIHNQEFPAFHWNQHAFFFEKVKNVKILNNHFDEKIDFNQDILLKYTNPSDVQLK; the protein is encoded by the coding sequence ATGAGAAGAATCTTTTTTTTATTCATCGCAATGATGATTGCCCTTACAGCTTGCTCTATCCCTCAGAAACAACAAATTTCTGTTGAAGATTTCGGCATTAAACCTAATCAAAAGCAGAACTATTCTACAGAACTAAAAAACCTAATTCAATATTTAGAAAAAAACAAAGGGAAACAAGCAATTACCATCATTTTCCCAAAAGGAAGGTATGATTTTTACGAAGAAAATGCCTTCATCAAGGAGTATTACATCTCCAACCACGACCAGGTAAATCCTAAGAAAGTAGCCTTTGCCTTAGAAAATTTGGAAAATATCACCATTGATGGACAGGGTTCTGATTTTATTTTCCATGGGAGAATGATTCCTTTTAGTATTATTAAAGGTAAAAATATCCGCTTGAAAGACCTATCTATAGATTTTGAAATTCCGGCTTTAAGACAACTAAAAATCACCCAAATCGATAAAAAAAATAACGAGGCTATTGCTGAAATCTATCCAAAAGGAAATTACGAAATCGAAAAAGGTAAATTGAAAATATTAGGAGAAGGCTATCATATTTTCCCTAACAATGCTATGCCTTTCCAGGCGAACAAAAGATTAGCTTATAAACGAAGTGATGTAGGTTTTAATCCTAAAAGCATTACAGAAATAGCTCCCAACACTTTTAAAATTAAAGATTGGGAACAAATTGCCCTAAGCGAAGTGGGAGAACGCTTTGTCTTAAGATCTTGGGGAAGACCTACTCCTGGCATTTTTGTAAGTGAAAGCAAGGACACCTATTTCCAAAACGTTACCGTACACTACGCAGAAGGCATGGGACTCTTAGCACAGATGAGTGAAAACCTTTTCTTAGATCATTTTTCGGTTGCTTTAAGAGGAGATAACGACCCTCGCTTCTTTACTACACAGGCAGATGCAACCCATTTTTCAGCTTGTAAAGGAGTTATCATTTCTAAAAACGGTTTATACGAAGGCATGGCAGATGATGCGATTAACATTCATGGGACTTACCTTAGGATTCTAAAGAAAATTGATAGCAATACTCTACAAGCACAGTATATGCATCCACAAGCTTGGGGCTTTAAATGGGGCGAAAAAGGGGATAAAGTACAGTTTGTAGAATCCGAAAAAATGGAACTCATCGGCAATGGAACTTTAAGAATTGAAAATATAAAAGCGGTTGACCAACCTACTGAAAAGGGGGCAAAAATATTCGAAATTACCTTCAACAAAGAAGTGCCTTCAGAAATTACAGAAAAAGGTAAATTTGGAATAGAAAACCTTACTTGGACACCTAAGGTGGTATTTGAAAATAACACCATCCGAAACAATAGAGCCAGAGGATCTTTATTCAGCACTCCTAAAAGTGTTATTTGCCAAAATAACCTCTTCGACCACACCCATGGTGCTGCCATCCTCCTTGCGGGAGATTGCAACGGCTGGTTTGAGACGGGAGCCTCTAAAGATGTAGTTATCCGCAACAATACCTTCATCAATGCGCTCACTTCTCAATATCAATTTACCAATGCCATTATTTCCATTTATCCTGAAATTCCAAAATTAGAACAACAAAAGAAATTTTTCCATTCAGGAATTGTTATCGAAAATAACCGTTTTGAGACTTTCGACAAACCTCTTTTGTATGCAAAGTCAGTAGATGGGCTTATCTTTAGAAACAATACAATTATTCATAATCAAGAATTTCCTGCTTTCCACTGGAATCAGCATGCTTTCTTTTTTGAGAAAGTAAAAAATGTAAAAATACTCAACAATCATTTTGATGAGAAGATAGACTTCAACCAAGATATTCTTCTTAAATACACCAACCCCAGCGATGTTCAGTTGAAATAA
- a CDS encoding FAD:protein FMN transferase — protein sequence MIQISKTLGIVGLLYSSFAFSQIEKSRLVTLMGSKFEITVVEQDSTKAEHQIDQAITEIDRIENLISEWRKETPISKVNQNAGISPVKVDSEIIQLTETALYFSKLTRGAFDISIVAMDIIWKFDDSMTELPSPQALRNSVRNVNYRDIIIDKQKSTLFLKNKGMKIGFGSIGKAYAAEKAKEILIRNGVTAGIINAAGDVATWGKQPNGEPWRIGIQNPFQPDGIEAVLEMDNNAIVTSGSYEKFAEINGKRYSHIINPKTGIPSTGIISVSVWGQDATFANGLSTSVMVLGLKKGIQLLQKFKKYQYLIITDDGKILSSNNP from the coding sequence ATGATTCAAATATCCAAAACACTCGGCATTGTTGGCCTTTTATATTCATCTTTTGCTTTTTCGCAAATTGAAAAATCAAGATTGGTTACCCTTATGGGAAGCAAGTTTGAAATCACCGTTGTAGAGCAAGATTCAACAAAAGCTGAACACCAAATAGATCAAGCTATTACAGAAATTGATAGAATAGAAAATCTGATTTCTGAATGGAGAAAAGAAACCCCCATCTCCAAGGTTAATCAAAATGCTGGTATCTCTCCCGTAAAGGTAGATTCTGAAATTATCCAACTTACAGAGACGGCTCTATATTTTTCAAAATTAACACGGGGTGCTTTTGATATTAGTATTGTTGCTATGGATATAATCTGGAAATTCGACGATAGTATGACCGAATTGCCTTCACCACAGGCTCTTAGAAACTCTGTAAGAAATGTCAACTATCGTGATATTATCATCGACAAACAAAAATCAACTCTATTTTTAAAAAACAAAGGGATGAAGATAGGCTTCGGCTCTATTGGTAAAGCTTATGCTGCCGAAAAGGCTAAAGAAATATTAATCCGAAACGGAGTTACAGCAGGGATTATCAACGCTGCTGGTGATGTTGCCACTTGGGGAAAGCAGCCCAATGGGGAACCTTGGAGAATTGGCATCCAAAACCCATTTCAACCCGATGGTATAGAAGCCGTATTGGAAATGGACAACAATGCTATTGTTACTTCTGGCAGCTATGAGAAATTTGCAGAAATAAACGGAAAAAGGTATTCCCATATCATCAATCCTAAAACAGGAATACCTTCCACAGGGATTATCAGCGTAAGTGTCTGGGGGCAAGATGCTACCTTTGCCAATGGCCTTAGCACTTCTGTAATGGTTTTAGGTCTAAAAAAAGGAATCCAACTTCTACAAAAATTCAAAAAATACCAATACCTCATCATTACAGATGATGGAAAAATACTGTCCTCCAACAATCCATAA
- a CDS encoding L,D-transpeptidase yields MMKNYYLGVIILTFVACNKEPISVSSNQEDTMVNVGELREDSLETPMQDTLKDLPAKKVHVILKTNSSYTLWPIKDQDSLKKVFLKEYSGETLRNILALNRVDLNNLWRVDSLIVPNTIEPNFLSYSPFPQYSPMLKEVRKIAFFSYPIQAYALYENGNLVKWGPTSMGSKSHQTIRGLHFTNWKGKEIISTFNDEWKLKWNFNIENHQGIGWHQYSMPGYPASHSCLRLLEDDAKWMYNWGEQWVLNPGGNSIKAKGTPVIIYGDYPWGKRRPWKNLFENPHANDVSEEDLEKIVAPYLDSILKEQYNREVVLQDLQRKKDSIKRLNQELDTLP; encoded by the coding sequence ATGATGAAAAATTATTATCTAGGAGTGATTATTTTAACTTTTGTAGCTTGTAATAAAGAGCCTATTTCTGTATCTTCTAACCAAGAAGATACAATGGTAAACGTTGGAGAACTGAGAGAAGATTCGCTGGAAACTCCTATGCAAGATACATTAAAGGATTTACCTGCTAAAAAGGTCCATGTAATCCTTAAAACCAATTCTAGCTATACTTTATGGCCGATAAAAGATCAGGATTCTTTAAAGAAAGTTTTCCTGAAAGAGTATTCAGGGGAAACACTAAGGAATATATTGGCACTTAATAGGGTAGATCTTAATAATTTATGGAGAGTAGATTCTTTGATTGTACCGAATACAATTGAACCTAATTTTTTATCATATTCGCCTTTTCCTCAATATTCGCCTATGTTAAAAGAGGTGAGGAAAATTGCTTTTTTCTCTTACCCTATACAGGCGTATGCACTTTATGAAAATGGAAATTTGGTGAAGTGGGGACCTACAAGTATGGGTTCTAAAAGCCACCAGACTATAAGGGGATTGCATTTTACCAACTGGAAAGGAAAAGAAATTATCAGCACTTTTAATGATGAATGGAAACTAAAGTGGAATTTTAATATAGAAAACCATCAAGGAATAGGTTGGCATCAGTATTCTATGCCTGGATATCCAGCCTCACATTCATGTTTACGATTACTGGAAGACGATGCTAAATGGATGTACAATTGGGGAGAACAGTGGGTCTTAAACCCTGGAGGAAATTCGATAAAAGCTAAAGGAACTCCTGTTATTATATATGGTGATTACCCGTGGGGTAAGCGAAGACCCTGGAAAAATTTATTTGAAAACCCTCATGCAAACGATGTTAGTGAAGAGGATCTTGAAAAAATTGTAGCACCTTATTTGGATTCTATTCTAAAAGAACAATACAATAGGGAAGTCGTATTGCAAGATTTGCAAAGGAAAAAAGATAGTATTAAAAGGTTGAATCAGGAATTAGATACATTGCCTTAA
- a CDS encoding head GIN domain-containing protein → MKKYIFGLVALVSTQFINAQITKNMGNFSSLKAYDKIPVQLIHSSSPSIEISGDKAEDVQVVNTNGELKIKMTSLNLLQGDNTQVKVYYDNLSNIQASQGAIISSQGALQSNKISLTANEGSVLNLELNTNYTEIKANTGGKIVLFGKSNNQTAVVNTGAYYDGEKLKTKSTSVSVNAGGEAKVYATESIDAKTRAGGNISVFGDPKDRNTKTVLGGKISFK, encoded by the coding sequence ATGAAAAAATACATATTCGGATTGGTGGCTCTTGTTAGTACCCAATTCATCAACGCCCAAATCACAAAAAACATGGGGAACTTTAGTTCTCTAAAAGCTTATGATAAAATCCCTGTACAACTTATCCATTCCTCTTCTCCCTCCATCGAAATCTCTGGAGACAAAGCAGAAGATGTACAAGTTGTAAATACCAATGGAGAACTTAAAATAAAAATGACAAGCCTAAATCTTTTACAAGGAGATAATACTCAGGTAAAAGTGTATTACGATAATCTTAGCAACATACAGGCAAGTCAAGGTGCTATTATTTCCAGCCAAGGTGCTTTACAATCTAATAAAATTAGCCTTACCGCTAATGAAGGTTCGGTACTTAACCTTGAGCTAAATACCAATTACACCGAAATTAAAGCAAATACAGGTGGAAAAATTGTACTTTTCGGGAAAAGCAACAACCAAACCGCTGTAGTAAATACGGGTGCTTATTATGATGGTGAAAAATTAAAAACGAAATCCACATCAGTATCCGTAAACGCTGGAGGTGAGGCAAAAGTATATGCTACGGAATCTATAGATGCTAAAACCCGAGCAGGCGGTAACATTTCAGTTTTTGGAGATCCTAAGGATCGAAATACTAAAACCGTATTAGGAGGTAAAATCAGCTTCAAATAA
- a CDS encoding CinA family nicotinamide mononucleotide deamidase-related protein translates to MKTATLISIGDEILSGSTLDTNSNFIAGELKSIGIKVKQILTISDDISAICSALDLAVKTTDVIITTGGLGPTKDDKTLLAFAQFFQDQLHFSEELYERLKKYLAKRNRLDILDKNKNQCMALQKAKIIDNDYGTAVCQMIEHQQHYIFCLPGVPFEVKPLIKDKILPFLKEKWELNYLVSKTLSIINIPESVLSEKIEQWELSLPSHVSLSYLPIGSRIKLKLSSFGENQQQLKQELENLSQPIIQMLSENIIAQSEEAIEKIVAQLLKNLHYSISTAESCTTGKLARLLTSVSGSSSYYKGGFIPYDSQIKIDVLGVKASTIAEHTVVSAEVAEEMAEKCQKLFTTDIALATTGVAGPNKGEDGKEVGTIYYAIAFKNEVKSFSLFLPHMDRVDFVNFASQKILENLVILLEKYHPNH, encoded by the coding sequence GTGAAAACAGCAACTCTCATTAGTATAGGAGATGAAATCCTTTCTGGAAGTACCTTAGATACTAATTCTAATTTCATTGCAGGAGAACTGAAATCTATTGGTATAAAAGTAAAACAAATCCTCACGATTTCTGATGACATTTCTGCCATCTGCTCAGCACTAGACCTCGCCGTAAAAACCACCGATGTTATCATTACCACAGGAGGCTTAGGCCCTACAAAAGACGACAAAACCCTTCTCGCTTTCGCGCAATTCTTTCAGGACCAACTTCACTTCTCGGAAGAGCTTTATGAAAGGTTAAAAAAATATCTTGCAAAACGCAACAGATTAGATATTCTGGACAAAAACAAAAACCAATGCATGGCTTTACAAAAAGCCAAAATCATCGATAATGATTACGGAACCGCTGTATGCCAAATGATAGAACACCAACAACATTATATTTTTTGTCTTCCCGGTGTTCCGTTTGAGGTGAAGCCTCTTATCAAAGATAAAATCCTTCCTTTTTTGAAAGAAAAATGGGAGCTCAATTATCTCGTGTCAAAAACCTTAAGTATTATCAATATCCCAGAGAGTGTACTTTCCGAAAAAATAGAACAATGGGAACTATCACTTCCTTCCCATGTAAGCCTTTCCTATCTCCCAATAGGTTCCAGAATCAAATTAAAGCTTAGCTCGTTCGGGGAAAACCAACAACAACTAAAACAAGAACTAGAGAACCTATCTCAGCCTATCATCCAAATGCTATCCGAGAATATAATCGCCCAATCTGAGGAAGCTATCGAGAAGATTGTAGCCCAACTTCTCAAAAATCTACATTACAGTATTTCCACTGCCGAAAGTTGTACTACGGGAAAATTAGCAAGATTGCTCACCTCTGTCTCTGGAAGTAGCAGTTATTATAAAGGTGGATTCATCCCTTACGATTCTCAAATAAAGATAGATGTGCTAGGGGTAAAAGCAAGCACTATTGCAGAACATACTGTTGTTAGTGCTGAAGTGGCTGAAGAAATGGCTGAAAAATGCCAAAAGCTCTTTACCACCGATATCGCTTTGGCCACCACAGGAGTAGCGGGACCTAATAAAGGTGAGGACGGAAAAGAAGTAGGGACAATCTACTACGCTATTGCTTTTAAAAATGAAGTGAAAAGTTTTTCATTATTTCTCCCTCACATGGATAGAGTTGATTTTGTGAACTTTGCCTCCCAAAAAATTTTAGAAAACCTTGTTATCTTGCTAGAAAAATATCATCCTAACCACTAA
- the dnaE gene encoding DNA polymerase III subunit alpha, with translation MFLIFDTETTGLPRNFNAPLTDFDNWPRMVQIAWQLHDEYGNLIENQDYIIKPEGYDIPFNAYRIHGISTEMAHKEGKDLAEVLEEFKEVLKKTKVVSGHNVGFDYSIVGAEFLRKEIEDTLQNKPIIDTMEYGTEVCKLPGGRGGRYKSPKLEELFEKLFGHKFDEAHNAAADVNATAQAFFEMLRLGEYPLDKIFFSDLTMKAFLERNPHTFQPFDIVIRRQVADSKKRKKTVDFGDTDDLDIGNFFHFYNHSIYSTLQATSSISELINSAAKNNFPAVGLVDLGNMMGAFKFVDEVSKYNAALKAQKQEIEEAEEKAANYDEIFQKKFLTPVLGQEIYLSERYQQHQFTKDNPDRRTQGVLLAKNFSGYKNLIKISSIGFKEGFYAGVPRISKAIVSQYKENIIALTGSLSCEIPATILEFGEQKGEEVFLWWLQEFGDDFYIQLQNHQLDEEVYVNEILLKFAEKYNVKILAQNESYYTLKSDAKIQDIISCIKDGEKLSTPVGRGFGKRKGLNSDQYYIRDREDIKQAFQQYPDAFIAFDEFLNKFESYQLKRDVLLPKFEIPEQFHFAEDDEDGGKRGEMAYLTHLTMEGAKKRYPELTTEIKERLDFELEIIAKTGYPGYFLIVQDFCNEARKMGVSVGPGRGSAAGSAVAYCIGITNVDPIKYNLLFERFLNPERVSMPDIDIDFDDEGRDKIIKWVVEKYGQDQVAQIITYSVLGGKSAIKDAGRVLEVSIPETNNIAKLIPSTPGMNIAKVLKSDAKKFKPEDLPLVQEVKDILNNPEDSRFQVLDSASKMEGCIRNTGIHACGVIITPEDISNLVPVTIAAKDAEILVSQFDNSVAESAGLLKMDFLGLRTLTIIKDAIKLIKSRHGVEIIPDEIPLDDPKTYQLFQEGRTIGIFQYESVGMQKYMRELKPTVFADLIAMNALYRPGPIKYIPNFINRKHGLEEIVYDLPETEEYLKETYGITVYQEQVMLLSQKLAGFTKGEADTLRKAMGKKQRATLDKMFPKFIEGGKKNHLDEEKLQKIWKDWEAFAEYAFNKSHSTCYAYIAYHTAYLKANYPAEYMASVMSNNINNTKQVTLFMEDCQSMGVDVLGPSVNESEYEFSVNDKGQIRFGLGAIKGIGEGPSEAICKERNNGKYTDLFNFFERIPASQINKRVVESLVFAGAFDELDTYHRAQYFDVDHSGKTNIEKLLKYNDSFQDSKNSVENSLFADFADEVQIERPKINPAPEWQNMFKLNKEKEAIGFYLSAHPLDEFYFQYKFIQGALSKKQVLHPKLDEELERMQIPSKIEETEEADDHEEPILDVEMGDAEAEDIEETVKKIKPHGKFNFLNLDELDVFKEQILKKDYAALSAEELAKLKEARFRNKGNDKSKEYTVAGLITEYVLRDGYESGTKVAFVTLEDYSGSYSFRLNDRDYMRFKDRLGEQRFVVFKLKFSPSKDFDRLYVNVQEVLDLKEVFDRYANKLSLVLSYNELTEEDVRFFKDLFSHQHGVHKLGFYIKDPIEDRHLELDAMSLQANINAETLKAIKEYGKYEIFLN, from the coding sequence ATGTTTTTGATATTCGATACCGAGACAACCGGATTACCCCGTAATTTTAATGCTCCTTTAACAGATTTTGATAACTGGCCACGCATGGTGCAGATTGCTTGGCAGTTGCATGATGAGTATGGAAATCTTATCGAAAATCAGGACTATATTATAAAACCTGAAGGGTACGATATCCCATTCAACGCATACAGAATCCACGGAATTTCTACAGAAATGGCTCATAAAGAGGGTAAGGATCTTGCAGAAGTTTTAGAAGAATTTAAAGAAGTTTTAAAGAAAACCAAGGTTGTTTCTGGACATAACGTAGGTTTCGATTATAGCATTGTAGGAGCTGAGTTCTTAAGAAAAGAAATAGAAGATACCCTACAGAATAAGCCTATTATCGACACCATGGAGTATGGTACAGAGGTTTGTAAACTGCCTGGTGGCCGTGGGGGAAGATATAAATCTCCTAAGCTAGAAGAATTATTTGAGAAGCTTTTCGGTCATAAATTTGATGAAGCCCACAATGCTGCCGCCGACGTAAATGCAACCGCACAAGCCTTTTTTGAGATGTTGAGGTTAGGAGAGTATCCTTTGGATAAAATATTTTTCTCCGACCTTACCATGAAGGCCTTTTTGGAAAGAAACCCCCATACTTTTCAGCCTTTTGATATTGTTATCAGAAGACAGGTTGCAGATTCTAAAAAGAGAAAGAAAACAGTAGATTTTGGAGATACCGATGACTTGGACATTGGAAATTTTTTCCATTTTTATAACCATAGTATCTACTCCACCTTACAGGCAACTTCCAGTATTTCAGAATTAATCAATAGTGCAGCGAAGAATAATTTTCCTGCTGTGGGATTGGTGGATTTAGGAAATATGATGGGAGCTTTTAAATTTGTAGATGAAGTTTCAAAATACAATGCAGCCCTAAAGGCACAAAAGCAAGAAATTGAGGAAGCTGAAGAAAAAGCTGCCAATTATGATGAAATTTTTCAGAAGAAATTTTTAACTCCTGTATTGGGTCAGGAGATTTATCTCTCCGAGAGGTATCAGCAACATCAGTTTACCAAAGATAATCCTGATAGACGAACCCAAGGGGTTTTGTTAGCTAAAAACTTTTCAGGGTATAAAAATTTAATAAAAATATCTTCCATTGGTTTTAAAGAAGGATTTTATGCTGGAGTACCACGTATCAGCAAAGCTATTGTATCTCAGTATAAGGAGAATATAATTGCTCTTACCGGAAGCCTTTCTTGTGAAATACCTGCTACCATTTTGGAATTTGGAGAGCAGAAGGGGGAAGAAGTTTTCCTATGGTGGTTGCAGGAATTTGGAGATGATTTTTATATACAACTCCAAAATCATCAGTTGGATGAAGAAGTTTATGTGAATGAAATTCTATTAAAATTCGCTGAAAAATATAATGTGAAGATTTTAGCTCAGAATGAAAGTTACTACACCTTGAAATCCGATGCTAAAATACAAGATATTATTTCGTGTATTAAAGATGGAGAAAAACTGTCAACACCTGTAGGACGTGGATTCGGAAAAAGAAAGGGACTCAATAGCGATCAGTATTATATTCGAGATAGAGAAGATATCAAACAAGCTTTCCAGCAATATCCTGATGCTTTTATAGCCTTCGATGAATTTTTAAATAAATTCGAATCTTATCAACTTAAAAGAGATGTACTCCTTCCTAAGTTTGAAATCCCAGAGCAATTTCATTTTGCTGAAGATGATGAGGATGGAGGGAAAAGAGGGGAAATGGCATACCTTACCCACCTTACGATGGAAGGGGCTAAGAAGAGATATCCCGAGCTGACTACAGAAATTAAGGAAAGACTAGACTTCGAGCTTGAAATTATTGCCAAAACAGGATATCCAGGATATTTCCTTATTGTTCAGGATTTTTGTAATGAAGCCCGAAAGATGGGCGTTTCTGTAGGCCCTGGAAGGGGATCTGCTGCAGGATCTGCCGTAGCATATTGCATTGGGATTACCAATGTGGATCCTATTAAGTACAACCTCCTATTTGAGCGTTTCCTAAATCCAGAAAGGGTTTCGATGCCAGATATTGACATCGACTTCGATGATGAAGGTAGAGATAAGATTATCAAATGGGTGGTAGAAAAATATGGACAAGATCAGGTGGCCCAAATTATCACTTATTCGGTGTTAGGAGGGAAGTCTGCTATTAAAGATGCCGGAAGGGTGCTAGAAGTTTCTATCCCAGAAACCAATAACATTGCGAAGCTTATCCCGAGCACACCTGGGATGAATATTGCAAAAGTTTTAAAATCCGACGCTAAAAAATTTAAGCCTGAAGATCTTCCATTGGTGCAGGAGGTAAAAGATATTTTGAACAATCCGGAAGATAGTAGATTTCAAGTGCTGGATTCTGCCTCTAAGATGGAAGGATGTATTCGTAATACTGGGATTCATGCCTGTGGGGTAATTATTACTCCAGAAGATATCAGTAACCTGGTTCCTGTTACCATAGCAGCTAAAGATGCTGAAATCTTGGTTTCCCAGTTTGATAACTCCGTAGCGGAAAGTGCAGGGCTTCTGAAAATGGACTTCTTGGGATTGAGGACTTTAACCATTATTAAAGATGCCATTAAATTAATCAAAAGTAGGCATGGGGTAGAAATTATCCCAGATGAAATTCCTTTGGATGATCCTAAAACTTATCAACTCTTCCAAGAAGGGAGAACGATAGGGATTTTCCAATACGAATCCGTGGGGATGCAGAAGTACATGAGAGAGCTGAAACCAACAGTGTTTGCTGACCTTATTGCGATGAATGCCTTGTACCGCCCAGGGCCTATTAAATACATCCCGAACTTTATCAATAGAAAGCATGGCTTAGAAGAAATCGTTTACGACCTTCCAGAAACAGAAGAATATCTAAAAGAGACTTACGGAATTACCGTTTATCAAGAACAGGTAATGTTGCTTTCCCAAAAATTAGCAGGTTTTACCAAAGGTGAGGCTGATACTCTGAGAAAAGCGATGGGGAAAAAGCAAAGAGCAACCCTAGATAAGATGTTCCCTAAGTTTATAGAAGGAGGTAAAAAGAACCATCTGGACGAGGAAAAACTACAAAAAATATGGAAAGACTGGGAAGCGTTTGCCGAATATGCATTTAACAAATCCCACTCAACATGTTATGCTTATATTGCTTATCATACAGCCTACTTAAAAGCCAATTATCCCGCAGAATATATGGCAAGTGTTATGAGTAATAACATTAACAATACCAAGCAAGTTACCCTATTTATGGAGGATTGCCAATCCATGGGAGTAGATGTACTAGGACCTTCGGTAAACGAATCCGAGTATGAATTCTCGGTGAATGATAAAGGACAAATCCGTTTTGGATTGGGAGCGATTAAAGGAATTGGAGAAGGTCCTTCGGAAGCGATTTGTAAGGAAAGAAACAACGGTAAATATACGGATTTGTTTAACTTTTTTGAGCGAATACCAGCCTCTCAGATTAATAAAAGAGTGGTAGAAAGTCTTGTCTTTGCAGGTGCTTTTGATGAGCTAGATACTTATCATAGAGCTCAATATTTTGATGTGGACCACTCTGGTAAAACCAATATCGAGAAATTATTGAAGTATAATGATAGTTTCCAAGATAGTAAAAATTCAGTAGAAAATTCCTTGTTTGCGGATTTTGCAGATGAGGTTCAGATTGAAAGGCCCAAAATAAATCCCGCTCCTGAGTGGCAAAATATGTTTAAACTGAATAAGGAAAAAGAGGCTATAGGCTTCTATCTTTCTGCACACCCATTAGATGAATTTTACTTTCAGTATAAATTTATACAAGGAGCATTAAGCAAAAAACAAGTGCTGCATCCTAAATTAGATGAAGAGTTGGAGAGAATGCAAATCCCTTCTAAAATAGAAGAAACGGAAGAAGCAGACGATCATGAAGAGCCTATCTTGGATGTAGAAATGGGAGATGCCGAAGCAGAAGATATAGAAGAAACGGTTAAGAAAATAAAACCTCATGGGAAATTTAATTTCCTAAATTTAGATGAGCTAGATGTCTTTAAAGAACAAATACTGAAGAAGGATTACGCTGCGTTGAGTGCAGAAGAGCTGGCAAAATTAAAAGAAGCCAGATTTAGAAATAAAGGCAATGATAAGTCTAAAGAATATACTGTAGCAGGCCTTATCACCGAATACGTCCTAAGAGATGGGTACGAGAGTGGTACTAAAGTAGCTTTTGTTACCTTGGAGGATTATTCGGGGTCGTATTCCTTTCGTTTGAATGACCGAGATTATATGAGGTTTAAAGATCGATTAGGAGAGCAACGTTTTGTAGTTTTTAAACTTAAATTTTCTCCTTCCAAGGATTTCGATCGCTTGTATGTTAATGTTCAAGAAGTATTGGACCTTAAGGAGGTTTTTGATCGCTATGCAAATAAATTATCTCTGGTGTTATCTTATAATGAGTTAACCGAAGAGGATGTACGCTTTTTCAAAGACTTGTTCTCCCATCAGCATGGGGTACACAAGCTTGGTTTCTATATAAAAGATCCTATTGAAGACCGACATCTGGAGCTAGATGCTATGAGTCTCCAAGCAAACATCAATGCAGAAACTTTAAAGGCGATAAAAGAATATGGCAAATATGAAATATTCCTTAATTAA